The following are encoded in a window of Geobacter metallireducens GS-15 genomic DNA:
- a CDS encoding beta-ketoacyl-ACP synthase III, with protein sequence MIYAEIVATGGCVPERVVPNDFFNYLVDDADTWIASRTGIRERRFASPKESTSDLATAAARSALARANMEPGELDCIIVGTSTPDMYLPATACMVQKNIGAKNAVAFDMNAVCSGFIFGVETADNFIRSGKYRRVMVIGADTYSKILDFDDKGTCPLFGDGASAVILGATEEKRGILQSMIFSDGGGWELIQVPSSGSRCPVTAETIAAHDNTFKMSGKQVFVFATDVIPRIIEQVTTRAGVSVGDLDYIIPHQANVRIIDFISKKTGLGKERFLLNLDRYGNTAAASVGLALDENLRNGTLKPGQLVLIMGFGGGLSWGGALIRL encoded by the coding sequence ATGATTTATGCCGAAATCGTGGCAACAGGCGGGTGCGTTCCCGAGCGGGTCGTTCCCAATGATTTTTTCAACTACCTCGTGGATGACGCCGACACCTGGATCGCATCCCGTACGGGAATCCGGGAGCGCCGCTTCGCGTCTCCCAAGGAGTCCACCTCTGACCTGGCCACCGCCGCGGCCCGCAGTGCCCTCGCCCGGGCCAACATGGAACCGGGCGAGCTCGACTGCATCATCGTAGGCACCTCGACCCCCGACATGTATCTCCCCGCCACCGCCTGCATGGTCCAGAAAAACATCGGCGCCAAAAACGCCGTTGCCTTCGACATGAACGCCGTCTGCAGCGGCTTCATCTTCGGCGTGGAAACGGCCGACAACTTCATCCGCTCCGGCAAGTACCGACGGGTCATGGTGATCGGCGCCGACACCTATTCGAAGATCCTCGACTTCGATGACAAGGGGACCTGCCCCCTTTTCGGCGACGGAGCCAGCGCCGTCATCCTTGGCGCCACCGAGGAGAAGCGGGGAATCCTCCAGAGCATGATCTTCAGCGACGGCGGCGGGTGGGAGCTGATCCAGGTCCCCTCGTCGGGTTCCCGGTGTCCGGTCACCGCAGAGACTATCGCCGCTCACGACAACACCTTCAAAATGTCGGGCAAGCAGGTTTTCGTCTTCGCCACCGACGTCATCCCCCGGATCATCGAACAGGTCACCACCAGGGCAGGGGTGAGCGTCGGCGACCTCGACTACATCATCCCCCACCAGGCCAATGTCCGGATTATCGACTTCATCTCCAAGAAGACCGGTCTCGGCAAGGAGCGGTTCCTTCTGAACCTGGACCGCTATGGCAACACGGCTGCCGCCTCGGTGGGGCTTGCCCTGGACGAGAACCTCCGTAACGGCACCCTCAAGCCGGGGCAGCTGGTCCTCATCATGGGATTCGGCGGTGGACTTTCCTGGGGAGGCGCCCTTATCCGCCTCTGA
- a CDS encoding protein-glutamate methylesterase/protein-glutamine glutaminase, translating into MLPNQERKLRVLVVDDSSFMRMVIRSVLEKDPAIEVIAVAMDGVEGVEKALALRPDLITMDIEMPRLDGISALKEIMAKAPTRVLMVSTLTCEGAKATFDALDAGAIDYIPKNVTDSIDAQKAFKEELLRKVKGSGISILGRPLVSPSPRLVVPPRPVIIPRPAGQRYQYVGIGASTGGPVAVQEVLGRIPGNFPHGIVVAIHMPKAFTGPYAERLNTKCSLQVKEAKAGDIVQPGVVLVTPGGMHTALVRQGSTVAIRTIATAEYPQYIYIPSVDHMLTTFADACNGSLLGVILTGMGADGFKGMKHLKTKGGGTIVQDEATSTIYGMPRACIEGGVADTVLPLTQIGTEITKIAG; encoded by the coding sequence ATGCTTCCGAATCAGGAAAGAAAACTGCGCGTACTCGTTGTGGACGACTCGTCCTTCATGCGGATGGTCATCCGGAGCGTGCTGGAGAAGGATCCCGCCATCGAGGTCATCGCCGTGGCCATGGACGGGGTCGAGGGGGTGGAAAAGGCCCTGGCCCTCAGACCGGACCTCATAACCATGGACATCGAGATGCCCCGGCTCGACGGCATCTCAGCCCTCAAGGAGATCATGGCCAAGGCCCCGACCAGGGTTCTCATGGTCTCCACCCTCACCTGCGAGGGTGCCAAGGCCACCTTCGACGCCCTCGACGCCGGCGCCATCGACTACATCCCCAAGAACGTCACCGACAGCATTGACGCCCAGAAAGCCTTCAAGGAGGAGCTCCTGCGGAAGGTGAAGGGGTCCGGCATATCGATCCTCGGCAGGCCCCTGGTCTCCCCTTCCCCTCGCCTCGTGGTGCCGCCGCGCCCTGTGATAATCCCCCGACCGGCGGGGCAGCGGTACCAGTACGTGGGAATCGGCGCCTCCACCGGCGGGCCGGTGGCCGTGCAGGAGGTTCTCGGACGGATCCCGGGCAACTTCCCCCACGGGATCGTGGTGGCCATCCACATGCCCAAGGCGTTTACCGGCCCTTACGCAGAGCGGCTCAACACCAAGTGCTCCCTCCAGGTAAAGGAGGCGAAGGCCGGCGACATCGTCCAACCGGGCGTTGTGCTCGTGACCCCAGGCGGGATGCACACGGCGCTGGTCCGCCAGGGAAGCACCGTCGCCATCCGGACCATTGCCACGGCCGAGTATCCCCAGTACATCTACATCCCGTCGGTGGACCACATGCTGACCACCTTTGCCGACGCCTGCAACGGTTCACTCCTCGGGGTCATCCTTACGGGGATGGGAGCTGACGGTTTCAAGGGAATGAAGCACCTAAAGACCAAGGGGGGAGGAACTATCGTTCAGGATGAGGCCACCTCCACCATCTACGGCATGCCCCGGGCCTGCATCGAGGGGGGGGTGGCCGATACGGTCCTGCCGCTCACCCAGATCGGCACCGAGATCACGAAGATCGCAGGTTAG
- the radA gene encoding DNA repair protein RadA, whose translation MTLYVCQNCGYQSAKWLGKCPDCSAWNSLVEEVRGKGKGPSAPLSGVAPVPICDVAGEAEERLPCGISEFDRVLGGGLVAGSVILIGGDPGIGKSTLLLQVMDHLARTVGPVLYVSGEESARQARLRGERLGIRAKELLILAETALETVLAQIGAVAPRAVVIDSIQTMYAPGLESAPGSVSQVRECAGRLMVAAKRSAIPTFIVGHVTKDGSIAGPRVLEHMVDTVLYFEGDRGHAFRILRAVKNRFGSTNEIGVFEMKEGGLCEVRNPSEIFLSERPLGVSGSAVVTTIEGSRPLLVELQALVTPSSLGVPRRTTLGVDANRLALLVAVLDKKVGLHMAGQDIFLNAAGGARVSEPAADLGMVAALASSHLDKVIDPQTVVVGEVGLAGEVRAITQPETRVREAAKLGFTRAVIPAGSLKQVTAVEGMEVIGVKSVEEALDRLL comes from the coding sequence ATGACATTGTATGTCTGCCAGAACTGCGGATACCAGTCGGCCAAGTGGCTCGGTAAGTGCCCCGACTGCTCCGCCTGGAACAGCCTCGTGGAAGAGGTGCGGGGCAAGGGGAAAGGCCCCTCCGCCCCCCTCTCCGGCGTGGCGCCGGTCCCCATCTGCGACGTGGCGGGGGAGGCGGAAGAACGGCTCCCCTGCGGCATATCCGAGTTCGACCGGGTCCTGGGCGGAGGGTTAGTGGCCGGCTCCGTCATCCTTATCGGCGGCGATCCCGGCATCGGAAAATCAACCCTTCTCTTGCAAGTGATGGACCACTTGGCGCGCACCGTCGGACCGGTCCTCTACGTTTCCGGCGAAGAGTCGGCCCGGCAGGCGAGGCTGAGGGGAGAGCGGCTCGGTATCCGGGCAAAGGAGCTTCTCATCCTGGCCGAAACTGCCCTCGAAACAGTGCTGGCCCAGATCGGCGCCGTGGCCCCCCGGGCCGTGGTCATCGACTCCATCCAGACCATGTACGCCCCGGGGCTCGAATCGGCCCCCGGAAGCGTGAGCCAGGTGCGGGAGTGCGCGGGGCGCCTCATGGTGGCGGCGAAACGGAGCGCCATCCCCACCTTCATTGTAGGGCACGTCACCAAGGACGGCTCCATCGCCGGCCCCCGGGTCCTGGAGCACATGGTCGACACGGTCCTCTACTTCGAGGGGGACCGGGGGCACGCCTTCCGGATCCTGCGGGCGGTCAAAAACCGCTTCGGCTCCACCAACGAGATCGGCGTTTTCGAGATGAAGGAGGGGGGACTCTGCGAGGTCCGCAACCCCTCGGAAATATTCCTTTCGGAGCGCCCCCTGGGGGTGTCCGGCTCCGCCGTGGTCACCACCATCGAGGGAAGCCGTCCGCTCCTGGTGGAGCTCCAGGCCCTGGTCACCCCTTCCTCCCTGGGGGTTCCCCGCCGCACCACCCTGGGGGTCGACGCCAACCGTCTTGCCCTCCTGGTGGCCGTCCTCGACAAGAAGGTGGGACTCCACATGGCGGGGCAGGACATCTTCCTGAATGCCGCCGGCGGGGCGAGGGTAAGCGAACCGGCCGCCGACCTCGGTATGGTGGCCGCCCTCGCCTCCAGCCATCTGGACAAGGTCATCGATCCCCAGACGGTGGTTGTGGGCGAGGTGGGACTGGCCGGAGAGGTGCGGGCCATAACCCAGCCGGAAACCCGGGTACGGGAGGCGGCCAAGCTCGGCTTTACCCGGGCCGTCATCCCCGCCGGCAGCCTCAAGCAGGTGACCGCCGTGGAGGGGATGGAAGTAATCGGGGTCAAATCGGTTGAAGAGGCCCTGGACCGGCTCCTGTGA
- the dksA gene encoding RNA polymerase-binding protein DksA: protein MDKEKLEYFRSILNDEIRSLQEEAGKTVSEMTVDSTSFPDPTDRATQESDRNFELRIRDRERKLINKIREALERIEDGSFGTCEVCGEDISEARLKARPVTTLCIDCKMEQERKEKHP, encoded by the coding sequence ATGGACAAGGAGAAGCTCGAATATTTCAGATCGATCCTCAACGATGAGATCCGATCGCTCCAGGAAGAGGCGGGAAAAACCGTCTCGGAAATGACCGTCGACTCCACCAGCTTCCCCGACCCCACCGACCGGGCAACCCAGGAGTCAGACCGCAACTTCGAGCTCCGCATCAGGGATCGGGAGCGCAAGCTCATCAACAAGATCCGGGAGGCCCTCGAACGGATCGAGGACGGCAGCTTCGGCACCTGCGAGGTCTGTGGAGAGGATATCAGCGAGGCGCGCCTCAAGGCCCGTCCGGTCACCACCCTCTGCATTGACTGCAAAATGGAGCAGGAGCGGAAAGAAAAACACCCGTAA
- a CDS encoding HEAT repeat domain-containing protein: MVTREEQHNRRDNAASRRRGAALAELHKALKAMGFYPAGHPLRAESLRLAFGALREAVGEEHLLLAVGKGGFAVPDGEAAVEDNPMAQALARELFIRRVRRIAFLADLTLTDLESFLSLLSLDYRSIPSAGGMEALMAQRGITTIWANEIDLSAIGRKRQEIQDSFAAAGQGPSVGEWQPGEAFLKEIEEAEIDTALSVIPAAEFHADGAWEQQTTTPEELIELMAREPDDERYRELSRAFVKECLRLQDDSEFERLFPLLERLLQQANDGEMGLARRGSALLAFDQTVGTGMVGFLVRHLEEHGATEGDRLLPFFAELGSRAAAPLAARLRCAEGVRPLRNLALGLLAVGDEAVEPVLELLADGSDPVVQTAAEILGEIGAGGCLAELRQCLGHPAEGVRREVLRSLVRIGGPEAEEAIIACLDSSRDPALRRLAAVSLGALRSGRAVEPLLAVVARRDLFASTFSLKKVALAALGKIGDRRAVPALVALLGSRHWFSRRRGEELRCLAAAALGQIGDTATLPLLSELAAKGGRLGAACDGAVGAIGQRQQEGAHD; this comes from the coding sequence ATGGTTACTCGGGAGGAGCAGCACAACCGACGTGATAATGCCGCCTCACGTCGTCGCGGTGCTGCCTTGGCCGAACTCCACAAGGCCCTCAAGGCCATGGGATTCTACCCTGCGGGGCATCCGCTCCGGGCGGAAAGCCTCCGTCTTGCCTTCGGCGCCCTTCGCGAGGCCGTGGGGGAGGAGCATCTTCTGCTGGCGGTGGGCAAGGGGGGCTTTGCCGTTCCCGACGGGGAAGCGGCCGTGGAGGATAATCCCATGGCCCAGGCCCTCGCCCGGGAGCTCTTTATCCGGAGGGTTCGCCGCATCGCGTTTCTGGCAGACCTCACCCTGACAGACCTGGAGTCCTTTCTTTCCCTTCTTTCCCTCGATTATCGGAGCATTCCCTCTGCCGGCGGCATGGAGGCGCTCATGGCGCAACGGGGGATCACCACCATCTGGGCCAATGAGATCGATCTGTCCGCCATCGGCCGCAAGCGGCAGGAAATTCAGGACTCCTTTGCCGCGGCGGGGCAGGGACCATCTGTCGGGGAATGGCAGCCTGGCGAGGCGTTTCTGAAAGAAATTGAGGAGGCAGAGATCGATACGGCGCTTTCCGTGATCCCTGCGGCGGAGTTCCATGCCGACGGTGCCTGGGAGCAGCAAACGACGACTCCTGAAGAGCTCATCGAACTCATGGCGCGGGAGCCCGATGACGAACGCTATCGCGAGCTCAGTCGGGCTTTCGTGAAAGAGTGCCTCCGCCTTCAGGACGACAGCGAATTCGAGCGGCTCTTTCCGCTCCTTGAGCGTCTACTGCAGCAGGCCAATGACGGGGAGATGGGACTCGCCCGGCGCGGCAGCGCCCTCCTCGCCTTCGACCAGACGGTGGGGACGGGGATGGTCGGTTTTCTCGTGCGGCACCTGGAGGAACACGGGGCCACGGAGGGGGACCGCCTTCTCCCCTTCTTCGCCGAATTGGGCTCCCGGGCAGCGGCTCCCCTGGCGGCGCGGCTTCGCTGCGCCGAAGGGGTCCGTCCCCTCAGGAATCTTGCTTTGGGGCTTTTGGCCGTGGGAGACGAGGCGGTCGAGCCCGTGCTTGAACTTCTTGCCGACGGGAGCGATCCCGTGGTTCAGACGGCGGCGGAGATTCTCGGCGAGATCGGCGCGGGTGGCTGCTTGGCGGAACTGCGGCAATGCCTTGGCCATCCCGCTGAGGGGGTGCGCCGCGAGGTCCTCAGAAGCCTTGTGCGCATCGGCGGTCCCGAAGCGGAGGAGGCGATCATTGCCTGTCTCGACTCGTCCCGCGATCCGGCCCTACGACGCCTTGCAGCAGTCTCCCTTGGGGCGCTCCGGAGCGGCCGGGCGGTGGAGCCGCTCCTTGCCGTCGTGGCCAGGAGGGATCTCTTTGCAAGCACGTTCTCCCTCAAGAAGGTTGCTCTTGCCGCCCTCGGCAAGATCGGCGACCGGCGGGCCGTTCCCGCCCTTGTGGCGCTGTTGGGGAGTCGGCACTGGTTTTCCCGGCGGCGGGGAGAGGAACTGCGCTGCCTTGCCGCCGCCGCCCTCGGCCAAATTGGTGATACGGCAACGCTTCCCCTTCTTTCGGAGCTGGCTGCCAAGGGGGGGCGCCTCGGCGCGGCCTGCGACGGGGCCGTCGGCGCCATAGGGCAGCGACAGCAGGAGGGAGCCCATGACTGA
- a CDS encoding HDOD domain-containing protein, which yields MEQLSKMEKAAALIRGMTDLPTIPAVATQVLSLLDQPDVEIDQVAELLLTDQVMAARVLKMVNSPLYRPATVITSLKGALVYLGLRHIREFILTCSFIQSFEGKEGVLGVKPFWEHSFGVGIVARLIAAKVGYHDTEKAYIGGLIHDIGEVFLSYYLKDKFQKVVDAIRESPVQLVEAEERILGTTHCEVGLCLAREWHFPDDYCEIVACHHAPREATNAPRLVAIVNLADLFCTVRNLDYGGKEWTSFSLADEPAWAMIQEQGKKLAEFDVERFCYELDDQVEEIRELVTNIFKDR from the coding sequence GTGGAACAATTGAGCAAAATGGAAAAAGCCGCGGCTCTGATCCGCGGCATGACTGATCTCCCCACCATCCCCGCCGTGGCCACCCAGGTCCTGTCGCTCCTGGACCAACCCGACGTGGAGATCGACCAGGTGGCCGAGCTTCTCCTCACCGACCAGGTCATGGCGGCCCGGGTCCTGAAGATGGTCAACTCTCCCCTCTACCGGCCAGCCACGGTCATCACCTCCCTCAAGGGGGCGCTGGTCTATCTGGGGTTGCGGCACATCAGGGAGTTCATCCTCACCTGCTCCTTCATCCAGAGCTTCGAGGGAAAAGAGGGAGTGCTCGGGGTAAAGCCCTTCTGGGAGCACTCCTTCGGCGTCGGCATCGTAGCGCGGCTCATCGCCGCGAAGGTTGGATACCACGATACGGAGAAGGCCTACATCGGCGGCCTCATCCACGACATCGGCGAGGTCTTCCTGAGCTATTACCTGAAGGACAAATTCCAAAAGGTGGTAGACGCCATCAGGGAGAGCCCGGTGCAACTGGTGGAGGCCGAGGAACGCATTCTCGGCACGACCCACTGCGAGGTGGGACTCTGCCTGGCCCGGGAGTGGCATTTCCCCGATGACTACTGTGAGATTGTCGCCTGCCACCACGCCCCCCGCGAGGCCACAAACGCGCCGCGGCTCGTCGCCATCGTGAACCTGGCGGACCTCTTCTGCACCGTCCGGAACCTGGATTACGGCGGGAAGGAGTGGACCAGCTTTTCCCTGGCCGATGAGCCGGCCTGGGCCATGATTCAGGAACAGGGGAAGAAGCTTGCGGAGTTTGACGTGGAACGGTTTTGCTACGAACTGGACGACCAGGTGGAGGAGATCCGGGAACTGGTCACGAACATCTTCAAGGACAGGTGA
- a CDS encoding CheR family methyltransferase: MTLSDKDFEVLRDFIYNHCGIYFHTSKKYFLESRITRRIEATSSPNLMTYMGLLKSGPGKSDELLKLLTEITTNETCFFRNPPQLKALENVFLPEIVAAKGKIGFRKLRIWSAGSSSGEEAYTMAMLLLEKRATILKDWIIEIVGTDISETVLAQAREGVYNAYSVRNTPDYYKKKYFRQEPGERYVLSPDVKKLVSFNHLNLYEDAKMVFMKSFDFIFCANVLIYFDLASKTKVVQHYYNNLQPYGYFFVGQSESLHGVNDKFKTVHFPGGFAYKK; the protein is encoded by the coding sequence GTGACACTCTCTGACAAGGATTTCGAGGTCCTCAGGGACTTCATCTACAATCACTGCGGGATATATTTCCACACGAGCAAGAAGTATTTCCTGGAGAGCCGCATTACTCGGCGGATCGAGGCAACCAGCTCACCGAACCTCATGACCTACATGGGGCTCTTGAAAAGTGGCCCCGGCAAATCCGATGAACTGCTGAAACTCCTGACCGAAATAACCACGAACGAAACCTGCTTTTTCCGCAATCCTCCCCAGTTGAAGGCTCTGGAAAACGTCTTTCTTCCCGAGATCGTGGCGGCCAAGGGGAAAATCGGCTTCCGCAAGCTCAGGATCTGGAGCGCAGGCTCCTCTTCCGGCGAAGAGGCCTACACCATGGCCATGCTCCTCCTGGAGAAGCGGGCCACGATCCTCAAGGACTGGATCATCGAGATCGTAGGGACCGACATCAGCGAGACGGTCCTAGCCCAGGCCCGGGAAGGGGTCTACAACGCCTACTCCGTGCGCAACACTCCCGATTATTACAAGAAGAAATACTTTCGTCAGGAACCGGGGGAACGCTATGTCCTCTCCCCCGACGTGAAGAAGCTGGTGAGCTTCAATCACCTAAACCTCTACGAAGACGCGAAGATGGTCTTCATGAAGAGCTTCGATTTCATCTTCTGCGCCAACGTCCTGATCTACTTCGACCTGGCATCCAAGACCAAGGTAGTGCAGCACTACTACAACAACCTCCAGCCCTACGGCTACTTCTTCGTGGGGCAATCGGAATCCCTGCACGGCGTGAATGACAAGTTCAAAACGGTCCACTTCCCCGGCGGATTTGCCTACAAAAAGTGA
- a CDS encoding HEAT repeat domain-containing protein, whose translation MESNATGKRRERLVPLLKDPAGDVREAAAAALERLEGIGSFAEVAELLKKGDRGTKVKAIYALGKIGGERVLPPLIYCASRPEEDIKSAAIEVLGALGHPRAFPALAQGLQETSTAIRAKAIAALGNYPTPEATRLLIPFLDAGDGFLDAEAALALGRIGGPDLEERLLALLDSPHPQTRQAAATALGMLPLPE comes from the coding sequence ATGGAGTCTAACGCAACGGGAAAACGGCGCGAGCGGCTCGTTCCGCTCCTGAAGGATCCGGCCGGCGACGTGAGGGAAGCGGCGGCAGCGGCCTTGGAGCGCCTTGAAGGGATCGGCAGCTTTGCCGAGGTGGCCGAGCTTCTGAAAAAGGGAGACCGGGGAACCAAGGTGAAGGCCATCTACGCCCTCGGCAAGATCGGCGGCGAGCGGGTCCTCCCCCCCCTCATCTACTGCGCGTCCCGCCCGGAAGAGGACATCAAGTCGGCCGCCATCGAGGTTCTCGGCGCATTGGGCCATCCCCGGGCGTTTCCTGCCCTGGCCCAGGGACTCCAGGAAACCAGTACGGCGATTCGGGCGAAAGCAATCGCCGCCCTTGGCAATTACCCGACCCCGGAGGCAACGCGCCTCCTCATCCCCTTCCTCGACGCCGGAGACGGCTTTCTCGATGCCGAAGCCGCCCTGGCCCTCGGCAGAATCGGCGGTCCAGACCTGGAAGAACGGCTCCTGGCCCTTCTCGACTCACCCCATCCGCAGACCCGCCAGGCGGCCGCCACGGCCCTCGGCATGCTTCCTCTCCCGGAGTGA
- a CDS encoding CheR family methyltransferase yields MKNPHHLPRPHPPACIRPVTDPDETQKALRRLLVPGVLDDHDLQQHITRLGERFRVYAGTVPFGLWGEGLAITAEMRATTDLLLPLKEVRRAFRLLLRRALPFAPDIGGTPLQTAPSWPDCLERLDPPFREPNPARLLAKLADDAEFRTRCIFSLFVPRRHGANADRYPAQGDFLRQWLVTRGRRFDKRLRCLDAACGAGEGTYGLARLLAETGLEPYGFRIVGASRDPLEIFAAAHGFFPHDPPRQEAFRLLRDELRPTGALGRIRFIAADLTADAGGTETFDVILCNGILGGPFMHERRILERVVAGLANRLARGGIILAADRFHDGWKRIVPPELLVEILTGKGLSVVTAGEGIAGIRGG; encoded by the coding sequence ATGAAAAATCCTCACCATTTACCACGGCCGCACCCGCCGGCGTGTATCCGTCCAGTTACCGATCCGGACGAAACGCAGAAGGCCCTGCGCCGCCTCCTGGTCCCGGGGGTCCTCGACGACCATGACCTGCAGCAGCACATCACCCGCCTCGGAGAGCGGTTTCGCGTCTATGCCGGCACGGTTCCCTTCGGCCTCTGGGGGGAGGGGCTCGCCATCACGGCGGAGATGCGCGCAACCACCGATCTCCTTCTTCCCCTGAAAGAGGTGCGGCGGGCCTTCCGGCTGCTCCTCCGCCGCGCCCTCCCCTTCGCCCCGGACATCGGCGGCACGCCCCTGCAGACGGCCCCCTCGTGGCCCGACTGCCTGGAGCGCCTCGATCCACCCTTTCGGGAACCAAATCCGGCCCGGCTCCTTGCAAAGCTTGCGGACGACGCGGAGTTCCGTACCCGTTGTATCTTCTCCCTCTTCGTTCCCCGCCGCCACGGGGCCAACGCCGACCGCTACCCTGCCCAGGGTGATTTTCTCCGCCAATGGCTCGTGACAAGGGGCAGAAGGTTCGACAAGCGGCTCCGATGCCTCGACGCCGCCTGCGGGGCCGGCGAAGGGACCTACGGTCTGGCCCGTCTCCTGGCTGAAACGGGATTGGAGCCCTACGGCTTCCGCATCGTGGGCGCCAGCCGAGATCCCCTTGAAATCTTCGCGGCGGCCCACGGCTTTTTCCCCCATGATCCGCCACGACAGGAGGCCTTCCGCCTGCTCAGGGACGAGCTCCGCCCAACCGGCGCCCTCGGGCGCATCCGGTTCATCGCCGCAGACCTGACAGCCGATGCCGGTGGCACTGAAACCTTCGATGTCATTCTCTGCAACGGAATTCTCGGCGGGCCGTTCATGCACGAACGGCGGATTCTGGAGCGGGTCGTGGCGGGGTTGGCGAACCGCCTGGCACGGGGGGGGATCATCCTGGCGGCCGACCGCTTCCACGACGGATGGAAGCGGATCGTGCCGCCAGAGCTGCTCGTTGAAATCCTTACCGGCAAGGGACTTTCGGTGGTAACGGCCGGCGAAGGAATAGCGGGAATCAGAGGCGGATAA
- a CDS encoding HD-GYP domain-containing protein, with amino-acid sequence MTDLSLAQAQRVVLLLAGTVKGYSLYPEAHPAIAQPLRETCTILEQILRGRNDVRLGIHDGVLFLEQHLFFTPTASVDELAGILTAREIRAVTFLRGLVPDELAALVALLSRRELTGGGLAAELARRGGGHVALELEEHRQEEAEEFDPSATYRQAITAVSALFEDIENGRIPSTKMLHGVVDRVADLTIREPSTLLGLAMIKDYDNYTFFHSVNVGILAMALGAAFGMGKEELRELGMAGFLHDVGKTRVAKKILNKPGKLSPEEFEVMKRHAEDGARIIDEMEGISSGVARAVLGHHLGFDRTGYPGWAKELPFGRSCEIIAVADCYDAITTLRVYKPPLTPREAVEMIRGLAGTQLNPDLVETFTGMMGRYPVGTLVRLDTNEIAVVFRPPPPGGERPMVKVVKDGLGRVLPSPVVKDLAREEGVGIVAVVDPALAAVEVSRYLE; translated from the coding sequence ATGACTGATTTGTCCCTGGCCCAGGCGCAACGGGTGGTTCTTCTTCTGGCGGGCACCGTGAAGGGGTACTCCCTCTATCCCGAGGCCCATCCTGCCATTGCCCAGCCCCTGCGAGAGACCTGCACAATTTTAGAGCAAATTCTCAGGGGGAGGAACGATGTCCGCCTTGGCATCCACGACGGGGTTCTCTTCCTGGAGCAGCACCTCTTCTTTACTCCCACCGCTTCAGTGGATGAACTGGCAGGGATTCTCACGGCACGGGAAATCCGGGCCGTCACCTTCCTGCGGGGCCTTGTCCCTGACGAACTGGCGGCACTCGTGGCCCTTCTGTCCCGACGGGAACTCACGGGGGGGGGCCTGGCGGCGGAGCTTGCCCGGCGAGGGGGGGGCCACGTGGCTCTGGAGCTGGAAGAGCACCGGCAGGAGGAGGCGGAGGAGTTCGATCCCTCGGCCACCTACCGGCAGGCTATCACCGCCGTCAGCGCACTCTTTGAGGATATCGAGAACGGACGGATCCCCAGCACGAAGATGCTCCACGGCGTCGTGGACCGGGTGGCCGACCTCACCATCCGGGAACCGTCGACACTCCTGGGGCTTGCCATGATCAAGGATTACGACAATTACACCTTTTTCCATAGTGTCAACGTGGGAATCCTTGCCATGGCCCTGGGGGCCGCCTTCGGCATGGGGAAAGAGGAGTTGCGGGAGCTGGGTATGGCGGGTTTCCTCCATGACGTGGGCAAGACGAGGGTGGCGAAGAAGATACTCAACAAGCCCGGGAAGCTTTCCCCTGAAGAGTTCGAGGTAATGAAGCGGCATGCCGAGGACGGCGCCCGGATCATCGATGAGATGGAAGGGATAAGTTCCGGTGTTGCCCGTGCGGTCCTGGGGCACCACCTCGGTTTCGACCGCACCGGCTACCCCGGCTGGGCCAAGGAGCTTCCCTTCGGCCGCTCATGCGAGATCATTGCCGTAGCCGACTGCTACGATGCCATCACCACGCTGCGGGTTTACAAGCCTCCCCTCACCCCCCGGGAAGCCGTGGAGATGATCAGGGGACTTGCCGGAACCCAGCTCAACCCGGATCTGGTGGAGACCTTCACGGGAATGATGGGGCGCTATCCCGTCGGCACCCTGGTGCGGCTCGACACGAACGAGATTGCGGTGGTCTTCCGCCCTCCTCCCCCCGGGGGGGAGCGGCCGATGGTAAAGGTGGTGAAGGACGGCCTGGGGAGGGTGCTGCCGTCGCCGGTGGTGAAGGATCTGGCCCGTGAGGAGGGGGTGGGAATCGTCGCCGTGGTGGATCCTGCCCTGGCTGCTGTCGAGGTGTCCCGCTACCTTGAGTGA